The proteins below come from a single Streptococcus canis genomic window:
- a CDS encoding GNAT family N-acetyltransferase yields MDIRLAFPNEVAQVMNVIEDAKKVIATYGSDQWQNGYPNEDVIIDDILKGQAYVALNDEGTIVAYAAAIYGNEEAYNAIYDGQWRTPNQAYVTFHRIAVSKNHQGQTIAQTFLQGLIEGFDQKDFRCDTHEKNKIMQHILEKLGYIYCGKVIVEGERLAYQKLKKSHEQADYQEIDEDSRYGL; encoded by the coding sequence ATGGACATTAGACTAGCCTTTCCAAATGAAGTGGCTCAAGTGATGAACGTGATTGAAGATGCTAAGAAGGTGATTGCTACTTATGGGAGTGACCAGTGGCAAAATGGCTACCCAAATGAAGACGTGATCATTGATGATATTTTAAAAGGTCAAGCTTATGTGGCTCTAAATGATGAAGGGACGATTGTAGCCTACGCGGCAGCAATTTATGGTAATGAAGAAGCTTACAATGCTATTTACGATGGGCAGTGGCGAACGCCAAATCAAGCTTATGTGACCTTTCATCGTATTGCGGTATCTAAAAACCATCAGGGGCAAACCATTGCACAAACTTTTTTACAGGGCTTAATCGAAGGCTTTGATCAAAAGGATTTTCGCTGTGATACTCATGAAAAAAATAAGATCATGCAGCATATTTTAGAGAAATTAGGTTACATTTATTGTGGCAAGGTTATTGTTGAAGGAGAACGCTTGGCCTATCAAAAGCTCAAAAAGAGTCATGAACAGGCTGACTATCAGGAAATAGACGAAGATAGCCGCTATGGCTTATAG
- a CDS encoding copper homeostasis protein CutC — protein sequence MIKEFCAENLTLLPTLNASQVSRVELCDNLAVGGTTPSYGVIKEACQLLHDKNISVATMIRPRGGNFIYNDLELKAMEEDIIKAIEAGSDALVLGMLTAENQLDTEAIEHLLPATQGLPLVFHMAFDLIPTAQQHQALDQLIDYGFVRVLTHGSPEATPIADNVAHLKNLVTYANKRIEIMIGGGVTAENCQSLSQLTGTAIVHGTKII from the coding sequence ATGATTAAAGAATTTTGTGCTGAGAACCTAACACTACTTCCAACCCTTAACGCTAGTCAAGTCAGTCGTGTGGAACTTTGTGACAACCTGGCTGTCGGAGGCACTACGCCATCTTATGGTGTCATCAAAGAAGCCTGCCAGCTTTTACACGATAAAAACATCAGTGTAGCAACCATGATTCGCCCTCGTGGTGGCAATTTTATCTATAACGACCTCGAACTAAAGGCTATGGAAGAAGACATTATCAAAGCCATTGAAGCTGGCTCAGATGCGCTTGTCTTGGGAATGCTAACCGCAGAAAATCAACTGGATACCGAGGCCATCGAACACCTGTTACCTGCTACACAAGGCTTGCCACTGGTTTTCCACATGGCTTTTGACCTCATTCCGACTGCACAACAGCATCAAGCCCTTGACCAACTGATTGATTACGGCTTTGTACGTGTTTTGACCCATGGTTCACCTGAAGCTACTCCTATTGCAGACAATGTAGCACACCTTAAAAACCTTGTGACTTATGCCAACAAACGTATTGAAATCATGATTGGAGGAGGTGTCACTGCTGAGAATTGCCAAAGTTTGAGTCAACTCACTGGAACGGCCATTGTCCACGGGACTAAAATCATTTAA
- a CDS encoding DUF5684 domain-containing protein — MTEDQAAVLVLGVYGMILALLLLSALLCLIANWRLFKRAGYKGWYSLIPFYAGFIKHKITFSEDNKWFYFIGWVIAIYYYYVHFCYVRAFGGSKGLAVFGLFFPGIATLIVAFGKAYTAEEYHPMPHLLNS, encoded by the coding sequence ATGACAGAAGATCAGGCAGCAGTTCTTGTTTTAGGAGTATACGGAATGATATTGGCTTTATTACTATTATCAGCTTTATTATGCCTTATCGCTAACTGGCGACTCTTTAAAAGAGCGGGTTATAAAGGATGGTATAGCCTCATTCCTTTTTATGCAGGCTTTATCAAACACAAAATCACTTTTTCAGAAGATAATAAATGGTTTTACTTTATTGGTTGGGTCATTGCTATTTATTATTACTATGTTCACTTTTGCTATGTCCGTGCTTTTGGAGGGTCAAAGGGTCTAGCAGTATTTGGTTTGTTTTTCCCAGGTATTGCTACCTTGATAGTGGCTTTTGGAAAAGCTTATACGGCAGAAGAATACCATCCTATGCCACATCTTTTGAACTCATAG
- the rsmI gene encoding 16S rRNA (cytidine(1402)-2'-O)-methyltransferase: MQVQKSFKDQKTSGTLYLVPTPIGNLQDMTFRAVATLKEVDFICAEDTRNTGLLLKHFDIATKQISFHEHNAYEKIPDLIDLLISGRSLAQVSDAGMPSISDPGHDLVKAAIDNAITVVALPGASAGITALIASGLAPQPHVFYGFLPRKAGQQKTFFDHKCSYPETQIFYESPYRVKDTLTNMLACYGDRQVVLVRELTKLFEEYQRGSISEILTYLEETPLKGECLLIVAGVNPEEKIEQTDDVDLIALVQKEIQAGAKPNQAIKTIAKAYQVNRQELYQHFHDL; the protein is encoded by the coding sequence ATGCAAGTTCAAAAAAGTTTTAAAGATCAAAAAACAAGCGGAACCTTGTATTTGGTTCCAACCCCGATTGGCAATTTGCAAGACATGACCTTTAGAGCAGTCGCAACCTTAAAAGAAGTTGATTTTATTTGTGCTGAAGACACCCGAAACACGGGCCTTCTGTTGAAACATTTTGATATTGCTACCAAGCAAATCAGCTTTCATGAACACAATGCCTATGAGAAGATTCCTGATTTAATTGATTTATTAATATCAGGACGGTCACTGGCTCAGGTTTCTGATGCAGGAATGCCCTCTATTTCTGATCCTGGGCATGATTTGGTCAAGGCCGCCATTGACAATGCTATTACGGTGGTTGCTTTACCAGGAGCATCAGCAGGAATTACAGCCTTGATTGCTAGTGGGCTTGCTCCCCAACCTCACGTTTTTTATGGATTCTTACCCAGAAAAGCAGGGCAACAAAAAACATTTTTTGACCATAAATGTAGCTATCCAGAAACACAAATTTTCTATGAATCGCCCTATCGGGTTAAGGATACCTTGACCAATATGTTGGCTTGCTACGGTGACCGTCAAGTGGTGCTTGTCAGAGAATTGACCAAGCTTTTTGAGGAATACCAGCGGGGGTCGATTTCAGAAATCTTGACCTACCTTGAGGAAACCCCTCTTAAAGGGGAATGTCTGCTGATTGTGGCTGGAGTTAATCCAGAGGAAAAGATAGAACAGACAGATGATGTGGACCTCATTGCTTTAGTTCAAAAAGAAATTCAAGCAGGTGCCAAGCCTAATCAGGCTATTAAAACAATTGCTAAAGCTTACCAGGTTAATCGCCAAGAGCTTTACCAACACTTCCATGACTTATAA
- the yabA gene encoding DNA replication initiation control protein YabA, with protein sequence MNKKELFDAFDGFSQNLMVTLAEIEAMKKQVQSLVEENTILRLENTKLRERLSQLEQENLAKNPSKQGKDHLEGIYDEGFHICNFFYGQRRENDEECMFCRELLDRK encoded by the coding sequence GTGAATAAAAAAGAATTATTCGATGCTTTTGATGGATTTTCACAAAATTTAATGGTTACTTTAGCTGAAATTGAAGCTATGAAAAAACAAGTCCAATCATTGGTAGAAGAAAATACCATTCTTCGCCTAGAAAATACAAAATTACGAGAACGCTTGAGTCAATTAGAACAGGAGAATTTGGCAAAAAATCCTTCCAAACAAGGGAAAGATCATTTAGAAGGAATCTATGATGAGGGCTTTCATATCTGTAATTTTTTCTACGGGCAGCGTCGTGAGAATGATGAAGAATGTATGTTTTGTAGAGAATTATTAGATAGAAAGTAA
- the ricT gene encoding regulatory iron-sulfur-containing complex subunit RicT translates to MISAIGIRYGESELVKYALTEQDFPVETLVVVKDGKGSHLAKVYQVKKAFSETSLPKGLPTVVRSATLMDTKAFEDNARFAAASKAEVVALIAKNGLDMKLIDIVFPLERNYVLITFSAEERVDFRQLLKDLAAYFKTRIELHQINSREEAKIYGGLGPCGRPLCCSSFLGEFPTVSIKMLKNQGLSLNSGKSTGYCGRLLCCLQYEDSFYQENKKKFPDYGTIVETSDGPATVAAIDIFTDTIKVRLKDQLTLVTYALEEVKVGE, encoded by the coding sequence ATGATAAGCGCAATTGGGATTCGTTATGGGGAATCGGAACTTGTCAAATATGCTTTGACAGAGCAGGATTTTCCCGTGGAAACTTTAGTAGTGGTCAAAGATGGCAAAGGGAGCCATCTAGCAAAAGTTTATCAAGTGAAAAAGGCCTTTTCAGAGACTAGTCTTCCCAAGGGATTACCAACTGTTGTAAGATCTGCTACGCTTATGGATACAAAGGCATTTGAGGACAATGCTAGGTTTGCAGCAGCGTCAAAGGCAGAAGTAGTGGCTTTGATTGCCAAAAATGGGTTGGACATGAAACTTATCGATATTGTCTTTCCTTTGGAGCGCAATTATGTCTTGATTACCTTTTCAGCTGAAGAACGCGTTGATTTTCGGCAACTGTTAAAAGATTTAGCAGCTTATTTTAAGACCAGGATTGAATTGCATCAAATTAATAGTCGTGAGGAAGCTAAGATTTACGGTGGCTTAGGACCGTGTGGTCGTCCACTTTGTTGTTCGAGTTTTTTGGGAGAATTTCCAACAGTTTCTATTAAAATGTTGAAAAATCAAGGACTCTCTCTCAATTCTGGCAAATCAACAGGCTACTGTGGTCGTCTCTTATGTTGTCTCCAATATGAGGATAGCTTTTATCAGGAAAACAAGAAAAAATTTCCTGATTATGGTACCATAGTAGAGACAAGTGATGGTCCTGCAACAGTAGCAGCCATTGACATTTTTACGGACACTATTAAGGTGCGGTTGAAAGACCAGTTGACCTTGGTAACTTACGCTTTAGAGGAGGTTAAAGTAGGTGAATAA
- a CDS encoding DNA polymerase III subunit delta' has protein sequence MDLAQKAPKVYQAFQEILKKDRLNHAYLFSGDFANAEMALFLAKVIFCEYTNGQTPCGHCRSCHLIDQGDFADVTVLEPTGQVIKTETVKEMMANFSQTGYEGKRQVFIIKDCDKMHVNAANSLLKYIEEPQGHTYIFLLTNDDNQVLPTIKSRTQVFQFPKNETYLFQLAQEQGLLKSQADLLAKLAKNTDQLKDLAQNSKVLEVMAQTERFVFIWLKDQLQAYLALNRLVQLATEKEEQDLVLTLLTLLLAREQSQTSCQQLEAVYQARLMWQSNVNFQNTLEYMVMS, from the coding sequence ATGGATTTAGCACAGAAGGCTCCCAAAGTCTATCAAGCATTTCAAGAAATTTTAAAGAAGGACCGTCTAAACCATGCCTATCTTTTTTCGGGTGATTTTGCCAATGCCGAGATGGCTCTTTTTTTAGCCAAGGTGATTTTTTGTGAATACACAAATGGTCAAACACCTTGCGGGCATTGTCGCTCCTGTCATTTGATTGATCAAGGTGATTTTGCCGATGTGACGGTCTTGGAACCAACTGGCCAAGTGATCAAAACCGAAACGGTAAAAGAGATGATGGCTAACTTTTCTCAAACAGGTTATGAAGGCAAACGACAGGTCTTTATTATCAAAGACTGTGACAAAATGCATGTCAATGCTGCAAATAGCCTCTTGAAATACATTGAAGAGCCTCAAGGGCATACCTACATTTTTTTATTGACCAATGATGATAATCAGGTACTTCCAACCATTAAAAGTCGAACTCAGGTGTTTCAATTTCCTAAAAACGAAACCTATCTCTTTCAATTAGCCCAAGAGCAAGGCTTGCTAAAAAGTCAAGCTGATTTATTGGCTAAATTAGCTAAGAATACCGACCAGTTGAAAGACTTGGCACAAAATAGTAAGGTGCTGGAGGTGATGGCGCAAACAGAGCGTTTTGTCTTTATTTGGCTGAAAGACCAGTTGCAGGCTTACTTAGCTTTGAATCGTCTGGTACAATTGGCGACTGAAAAAGAGGAGCAAGATTTGGTTTTAACTCTCTTAACCCTGCTTTTGGCAAGAGAACAGTCGCAAACAAGTTGTCAACAATTGGAGGCTGTCTATCAGGCTAGGCTCATGTGGCAAAGCAATGTCAATTTCCAAAACACATTAGAATATATGGTGATGTCATGA
- the tmk gene encoding dTMP kinase yields MITGKLITVEGPDGAGKTSVLEQVVPLLKERISQEIVTTREPGGVAISEHIRELILDVKHTAMDPKTELLLYIAARRQHLVEKVLPALEAGQLVFIDRFTDSSVAYQGAGRGLSKADIQWLNRFATDGLEPDLTLYFDVPSEIGLARIAANKNREVNRLDLEKENMHQRVRQGYLALAKEQSNRIVTIDASKSLAAVVEAALQHVLALLET; encoded by the coding sequence ATGATTACAGGAAAACTTATCACGGTCGAAGGACCAGATGGCGCAGGAAAAACTAGTGTTTTGGAACAAGTCGTTCCTCTGTTAAAAGAGCGCATTAGCCAAGAGATTGTGACGACAAGAGAACCAGGCGGCGTTGCCATTTCAGAACATATTCGAGAGCTTATTTTGGATGTCAAGCACACGGCAATGGATCCCAAAACTGAACTCTTGCTTTACATTGCAGCTCGAAGGCAGCACTTGGTGGAGAAAGTATTACCAGCTCTTGAAGCAGGTCAACTAGTCTTTATTGATCGCTTTACTGATAGTTCTGTGGCTTACCAAGGTGCAGGTCGGGGGCTCTCAAAAGCTGACATTCAATGGCTCAACAGATTTGCGACAGACGGCTTGGAGCCTGATTTGACCCTTTATTTTGATGTGCCATCTGAGATTGGTTTGGCTCGTATTGCAGCCAATAAAAATCGAGAGGTTAACCGTTTGGATTTGGAAAAAGAGAACATGCACCAGCGAGTGCGCCAAGGTTATTTAGCCTTAGCCAAAGAGCAGTCAAATCGGATTGTAACCATTGATGCCTCAAAATCGCTAGCAGCAGTTGTTGAGGCTGCCTTGCAGCATGTTCTAGCTTTGTTGGAAACTTAG
- a CDS encoding YlbG family protein, giving the protein MFQKQERIGLVVYLYYNRDARKLLKFGDLYYHSKRSRYLVIYINKDDLETKVEEISRLKFVKEVKPSAFDDIDRQFVGNLHREENSTPAEGLSQA; this is encoded by the coding sequence ATGTTTCAAAAACAAGAACGCATAGGACTCGTTGTTTACCTGTATTATAACCGAGATGCTAGAAAATTATTAAAATTTGGAGATTTGTATTACCATTCCAAACGCTCTCGTTACTTAGTGATTTATATTAACAAGGATGATTTGGAAACGAAAGTTGAAGAAATCAGTCGTTTGAAATTTGTGAAAGAGGTTAAACCATCAGCTTTTGATGACATTGATCGTCAGTTTGTTGGGAATCTTCACCGCGAAGAAAATAGTACACCAGCTGAAGGGTTAAGTCAGGCTTAA
- a CDS encoding YlbF family regulator, translating into MLVISEEFIAIEEAVDQLVADLKEMPQYKAYAEAKAAVEADMSLQVEMRKFQNIKQSYAASETLQAYRPEVRQLRREMLAQKRSLDCHPLVVAMRLAQVDFQVILANISEEIAGAVSESIFVDTGLPLASKRPRHSSGPYQNIKEKGL; encoded by the coding sequence ATGTTAGTCATTAGTGAAGAATTTATCGCCATTGAAGAAGCTGTTGATCAGCTAGTGGCAGATCTTAAAGAAATGCCTCAATACAAGGCTTATGCTGAGGCTAAAGCAGCTGTTGAAGCAGATATGAGTTTGCAAGTTGAGATGAGAAAGTTTCAGAACATCAAACAAAGCTATGCAGCCAGCGAGACCTTACAGGCTTATAGGCCAGAGGTGAGGCAGTTACGCCGAGAGATGCTAGCGCAAAAACGGTCTCTTGATTGTCATCCTCTGGTAGTTGCTATGCGCTTGGCACAGGTTGATTTTCAAGTGATTTTGGCTAACATTTCTGAAGAAATTGCTGGCGCAGTGTCTGAGAGTATTTTTGTGGATACGGGACTTCCCTTAGCATCTAAAAGACCGAGACACTCATCAGGACCATATCAAAATATCAAAGAAAAGGGCTTATAA
- a CDS encoding ATP-dependent Clp protease proteolytic subunit, with product MIPVVIEQTSRGERSYDIYSRLLKDRIIMLTGPVEDNMANSVIAQLLFLDAQDNTKDIYLYVNTPGGSVSAGLAIVDTMNFIKADVQTIVMGMAASMGTVIASSGTKGKRFMLPNAEYMIHQPMGGTGGGTQQTDMAIAAEHLLKTRHRLEKILAQNAGKTIKQVHKDAERDYWMSAEETLAYGFIDEIMENNELK from the coding sequence ATGATTCCTGTTGTTATTGAACAAACCAGTCGTGGCGAACGTTCTTACGACATTTATTCACGCTTGTTAAAAGACCGTATCATCATGTTGACAGGTCCTGTTGAAGATAATATGGCAAATTCTGTCATTGCGCAGCTTTTATTCCTTGATGCTCAAGACAATACGAAAGATATTTATTTATATGTCAATACACCTGGTGGCTCTGTCTCAGCGGGTTTGGCTATTGTAGACACTATGAACTTTATCAAGGCTGATGTTCAGACTATTGTGATGGGGATGGCGGCTTCTATGGGGACTGTCATTGCTTCATCAGGAACTAAAGGCAAGCGCTTTATGTTACCAAATGCAGAATACATGATTCACCAACCAATGGGTGGTACAGGTGGTGGCACACAACAAACGGATATGGCTATTGCGGCAGAGCACCTCTTGAAAACACGTCACCGTTTAGAAAAAATCTTGGCACAAAATGCTGGAAAAACCATTAAACAAGTTCACAAAGATGCTGAACGTGACTATTGGATGAGTGCCGAAGAAACCTTAGCTTATGGTTTTATTGACGAGATTATGGAAAACAACGAATTAAAATAA
- the upp gene encoding uracil phosphoribosyltransferase, with product MGKCQVISHPLIQHKLSILRRQTTSTKDFRELVNEIAMLMGYEVSRDLPLEDVDIQTPVAKTVQKQLAGKKLAIVPILRAGIGMVDGFLSLVPAAKVGHIGMYRDEETLEPVEYLVKLPEDIDHRQIFLVDPMLATGGSAILAVDSLKKRGATNIKFVCLVAAPEGVKKLQEAHPDVDIFTAALDECLNEHGYIVPGLGDAGDRLFGTK from the coding sequence ATGGGAAAATGTCAAGTTATTTCGCATCCGCTCATTCAGCACAAACTCTCAATCTTACGTCGTCAAACCACATCGACGAAAGATTTCCGTGAATTGGTTAATGAAATTGCGATGCTTATGGGATATGAAGTGTCTCGTGACCTTCCATTAGAAGATGTCGACATTCAAACACCAGTTGCTAAAACGGTGCAAAAACAATTAGCTGGTAAAAAACTTGCTATCGTTCCGATTCTCCGTGCAGGCATTGGGATGGTTGATGGTTTCTTGAGCCTTGTTCCAGCAGCAAAAGTTGGTCACATTGGTATGTATCGTGACGAAGAAACTTTAGAACCTGTTGAATACTTGGTCAAATTGCCAGAAGATATTGATCACCGTCAAATTTTCCTTGTGGATCCAATGTTGGCTACAGGGGGGTCAGCTATTTTAGCCGTTGATTCGTTGAAAAAACGCGGTGCAACCAACATCAAGTTTGTCTGCTTAGTAGCAGCCCCAGAAGGGGTTAAAAAACTGCAAGAGGCTCATCCAGATGTTGATATTTTCACTGCTGCCCTTGATGAATGTCTCAACGAGCATGGTTACATTGTCCCAGGTTTGGGAGACGCTGGGGATCGTCTTTTCGGTACAAAATAA
- a CDS encoding putative polysaccharide biosynthesis protein produces MSIEKKQLTQEELMVQGAAWSTAGNFISRLLGVLYIIPWYIWMGQYAIQANALFNMGYNVYAYFLLISTTGLNVAIAKQVAKYNSMGQTEHSYQLIRSTLKLMLGLGLIFSVIMYLGSPLFARLSGGDDKLVPIMHSLSLAVFVFPVMSVIRGIFQGHNNIKPYAVSQIAEQLIRVIWMLLTTFFIMKLGSGDYISAVTQSTFAAFIGMVASMGVLGYYLWKQGLLAAIFSKPKHTIAIDIKGLLIETLKESIPFIVTGSAIQAFQLIDQWSFVNTMSLFTTYSRSQLLVLFGYFNANPAKITMVLIAVAASIGGVGIALLTENYVKKDMTAAARLIINNIEMLLMFLLPALTGAIILARPLYSVFYGASEDRAIHLFVAVLFQTLLLALYTLFSPMLQALFENRKAIYYFAYGVLIKLVLQVPLIYFLHAYGPLLATTIALLVPIYLMYRRLHQVTRFNRSLLKKRLLLTLIETIIMGFMVFMANWLLGYAFQPTGRLTSLLYLLIIGGLGLVVYAALTLLTHQLDKLIGSKASRLRQKLGWR; encoded by the coding sequence ATGTCGATAGAAAAAAAACAACTGACACAAGAAGAATTGATGGTTCAGGGAGCGGCCTGGTCCACAGCTGGTAATTTTATTAGCCGACTTTTGGGAGTGTTGTACATTATTCCTTGGTACATTTGGATGGGGCAATACGCGATTCAAGCCAATGCTCTTTTCAATATGGGGTATAATGTTTATGCTTATTTTTTATTGATTTCAACCACAGGACTCAATGTTGCTATCGCCAAACAAGTAGCCAAGTACAATTCTATGGGTCAGACTGAGCATAGTTATCAGTTAATCCGAAGTACCCTGAAACTCATGCTTGGCTTGGGTCTTATTTTTTCGGTCATTATGTATCTAGGTTCTCCTTTATTTGCTCGTTTGTCTGGCGGTGATGACAAGCTTGTCCCAATTATGCACAGTCTTTCCTTAGCTGTTTTTGTCTTTCCGGTAATGAGTGTGATTCGAGGTATTTTCCAAGGTCACAATAATATCAAGCCTTATGCAGTTAGTCAGATTGCTGAGCAACTCATTCGGGTTATCTGGATGCTCTTGACCACCTTTTTCATCATGAAGTTAGGTTCTGGAGACTATATTTCAGCAGTTACTCAGTCAACCTTTGCCGCCTTTATTGGAATGGTTGCCAGTATGGGCGTTTTAGGGTATTACCTTTGGAAGCAAGGTCTTTTAGCAGCTATTTTCAGTAAACCAAAACATACGATAGCCATTGACATCAAAGGGTTGCTGATTGAGACCTTAAAAGAGTCCATCCCTTTTATCGTGACAGGTAGTGCTATTCAAGCCTTTCAATTAATTGACCAGTGGTCTTTTGTTAATACCATGAGCCTGTTTACCACTTACAGTCGTTCTCAATTATTGGTTTTATTTGGTTATTTTAATGCCAATCCTGCAAAAATTACCATGGTCTTAATTGCGGTGGCAGCCTCTATTGGTGGGGTTGGTATTGCCCTGTTGACCGAAAATTATGTCAAAAAAGACATGACAGCAGCCGCTCGCCTAATCATTAACAACATTGAAATGTTGCTCATGTTTTTACTGCCAGCCTTGACAGGAGCTATCATTTTAGCTAGACCACTTTATTCTGTTTTTTATGGGGCTAGTGAAGATCGTGCCATTCACCTTTTTGTGGCGGTTCTTTTCCAAACCTTGTTGTTAGCTCTCTATACCCTCTTTTCACCAATGCTTCAGGCTCTTTTTGAGAATCGCAAAGCTATTTACTATTTTGCCTACGGAGTTCTTATCAAGCTTGTTTTACAAGTGCCCTTAATTTACTTCTTGCACGCTTATGGACCATTATTGGCAACAACGATTGCTCTGCTAGTGCCGATTTATTTAATGTATCGTCGCTTGCATCAGGTAACGCGTTTTAATCGGAGTTTATTGAAAAAACGACTGTTATTAACTCTCATCGAAACGATTATTATGGGGTTTATGGTTTTCATGGCTAATTGGCTCTTGGGCTATGCCTTTCAACCGACAGGTCGCTTGACTAGCCTTCTTTACCTTCTCATTATTGGTGGCTTGGGACTGGTGGTTTACGCGGCACTTACCTTGCTAACTCATCAACTTGACAAGTTAATTGGTAGCAAGGCTAGTCGTCTTCGTCAGAAATTAGGCTGGCGCTAA
- a CDS encoding UDP-N-acetylmuramoyl-L-alanyl-D-glutamate--L-lysine ligase, with translation MITIEQLLDILKKDHNFREVLDADGYHYHYHGLSFERLSYDSRQVDAKTLFFAKGTTFKADYLKEAITKGLQLYISEVDYELGIPVVLVNNIKKAMSLIAMAFYGNPQEKLKLLAFTGTKGKTTAAYFAYHILKESYTPAMLSTMNTTLDGKTFFKSQLTTPESLDLFAMMAECVANGMTHLIMEVSSQAYLVNRVYGLTFDVGVFLNISPDHIGPIEHPTFEDYFYHKRLLMENSRAVVINSGMDHFSFLAEQVADQEHAFYGPLSDNQISSSQAFSFEAKGQLAGHYDIQLIGRFNQENAMAAGLACRRLGASLADIQQGIAKTRVPGRMEVLTMSNHAKVFVDYAHNGDSLEKLLSVVEEHQTGKLMLILGAPGNKGESRRADFGRVINQHPNLTVILTADDPNFENPEDISTEIASHITRPVDIISDREQAIKRAMSLCQGAKDAVIIAGKGADAYQIIKGEKAPYAGDLTVAERYL, from the coding sequence ATGATAACCATTGAACAATTATTAGACATTTTAAAAAAGGATCATAATTTTCGTGAGGTTCTTGATGCCGACGGATACCACTACCATTATCATGGACTCAGCTTTGAGCGCCTCAGTTACGATAGCCGTCAAGTAGATGCCAAGACCCTCTTTTTCGCCAAAGGGACAACTTTCAAAGCTGATTACCTTAAAGAAGCAATCACTAAGGGATTACAACTCTATATTTCAGAGGTAGATTACGAGCTTGGTATTCCTGTTGTTCTGGTCAACAATATCAAAAAAGCCATGAGTTTAATTGCCATGGCTTTCTATGGCAACCCTCAAGAAAAGCTCAAACTACTAGCTTTTACAGGAACTAAGGGAAAGACAACGGCTGCTTATTTTGCCTACCACATTTTGAAAGAATCCTATACACCTGCCATGCTGTCTACTATGAATACTACTTTAGATGGCAAGACCTTCTTTAAATCACAACTCACAACTCCTGAGAGCTTGGATCTTTTTGCCATGATGGCTGAGTGTGTGGCTAATGGCATGACTCACTTGATTATGGAAGTCTCCAGCCAGGCTTACTTGGTCAATCGTGTGTATGGCCTTACTTTCGATGTTGGGGTTTTCCTAAACATTAGCCCTGACCATATTGGCCCAATCGAGCACCCAACTTTTGAAGATTATTTTTACCACAAACGTCTCTTAATGGAGAATAGCAGAGCTGTAGTCATCAATAGCGGTATGGATCATTTTTCATTTTTGGCAGAGCAAGTCGCTGACCAAGAGCATGCGTTTTACGGTCCCTTGTCTGACAATCAAATCAGTTCTAGCCAAGCCTTCTCCTTTGAAGCTAAAGGACAATTAGCTGGCCATTATGATATTCAATTAATTGGCCGTTTTAACCAAGAAAATGCCATGGCGGCCGGACTAGCTTGCCGTCGTTTGGGCGCTAGCCTAGCTGATATTCAACAGGGAATTGCCAAAACCCGTGTTCCGGGCCGCATGGAAGTCCTTACCATGTCAAATCATGCCAAAGTTTTTGTCGATTATGCCCATAATGGAGACAGCTTGGAAAAATTGCTAAGTGTGGTGGAAGAACATCAGACAGGTAAATTAATGCTGATTTTAGGTGCACCAGGAAATAAAGGTGAGAGCAGACGAGCTGATTTTGGCAGGGTGATTAACCAGCATCCAAACCTCACCGTCATCCTCACTGCCGACGACCCTAATTTTGAGAATCCCGAAGACATTTCCACAGAAATCGCTAGCCATATCACGCGCCCTGTTGACATTATCAGTGATCGTGAACAAGCTATCAAAAGAGCCATGTCCCTCTGCCAAGGGGCGAAAGACGCTGTGATTATCGCTGGAAAAGGCGCAGATGCTTACCAAATTATTAAAGGGGAAAAGGCACCTTATGCCGGTGACCTGACAGTCGCTGAACGTTACCTCTAA